Proteins found in one Aspergillus chevalieri M1 DNA, chromosome 2, nearly complete sequence genomic segment:
- a CDS encoding putative mitochondrial carrier protein (COG:C;~EggNog:ENOG410PIKK;~InterPro:IPR018108,IPR023395,IPR002067;~PFAM:PF00153;~TransMembrane:4 (i122-144o164-184i223-241o269-288i);~go_process: GO:0055085 - transmembrane transport [Evidence IEA]): MVENMLSEGHGSSGASNGSQEHEHQASHAHTSPSHDTFTSNLLTRIKMFSTHIPKSYVTPFCGASAGVASGIVTCPLDVIKTKLQAQGGFARRSGNTIEARTLYRGMLGTGRVIWREDGIRGLYQGLGPMLLGYLPTWAVYLAVYDRSRDYFEETTGSWWLSRGYASVTAGACSTIVTNPIWVIKTRLMSQSPRSNSEGFRAPWQYKNTFDAARKMYLNEGILSFYSGLTPALLGLFHVAIQFPLYEYLKMAITGYGIGEHPEHGDSHWIGISLATFLSKICASTMTYPHEVLRTRLQTQQRTMSPRSSAEELTFREGIEKLNGRGRPLGAASSDGMANRPRYTGIVRTCQTIFREEGWRAFYSGIGTNLFRAVPAAMTTMLTYEYLRKLIGTMQHDGEVEVRRAEEKDLSGGI, from the exons ATGGTTGAAAACATGCTGTCAGAGGGCCATGGCAGCTCGGGGGCTTCCAACGGCTCCCAAGAACACGAACACCAGGCATCTCACGCTCATACTTCCCCGTCCCACGACACATTCACTTCGAACCTCCTTACTCGCATCAAGATGTTTTCCACTCATATACCGAAATCCTATGTTACGCCGTTTTGTGGGGCAAGTGCTGGTGTAGCCTCAGGGATTGTGACGTGCCCTCTCGATGTGATCAAGACGAAGTTACAAGCGCAGGGTGGGTTTGCACGGCGGTCGGGGAATACGATTGAGGCGAGGACTTTATACCGTGGCATGCTGGGCACAGGAAGGGTAATATGGCGGGAAGATGGTATCCGCGGGCTCTATCAGGGTCTGGGTCCCATGCTTCTGGGTTATTTACCTACGTGGGCGGTTTACCTGGCAGTATATGACCGGTCACGAGATTACTTTGAAGAAACCACTG GCAGTTGGTGGTTATCGAGGGGCTATGCTTCCGTCACGGCAGGCGCGTGTTCGACCATAGTGACGAATCCAATATGGGTCATCAAGACACGGCTCATGTCTCAAAGTCCGAGGTCCAATAGTGAAGGCTTTAGGGCACCGTGGCAATATAAAAACACTTTCGACGCGGCTCGCAAGATGTACCTGAACGAAGGGATACTCTCGTTCTACTCAGGGCTAACACCAGCGCTGCTGGGATTGTTTCATGTGGCCATTCAGTTTCCGCTTTACGAGTATTTGAAGATGGCCATTACGGGTTATGGAATTGGAGAACATCCCGAACATGGCGACTCCCACTGGATTGGGATTTCTCTCGCTACATTTCTCAGCAAGATCTGTGCCAGCACCATGACCTATCCACATGAAGTGTTGCGGACAAGACTTCAAACGCAACAACGGACAATGTCGCCGCGGTCCTCGGCCGAAGAGCTTACATTTCGTGAAGGGATAGAGAAGTTAAACGGCCGTGGTCGTCCTCTAGGCGCTGCCTCATCGGACGGCATGGCCAACCGGCCACGGTACACCGGCATCGTCCGTACTTGTCAGACAATTTTCCGGGAAGAGGGTTGGCGTGCATTTTACTCGGGAATCGGCACGAATCTCTTCCGAGCTGTCCCGGCCGCTATGACTACGATGCTTACATACGAATACCTCCGAAAATTGATAGGCACTATGCAACATGACGGGGAGGTGGAGGTTCGACGGGCTGAAGAGAAAGATCTCTCCGGGGGCATCTAA
- the QCR7 gene encoding ubiquinol--cytochrome-c reductase subunit 7 (BUSCO:EOG09265G9U;~COG:C;~EggNog:ENOG410PRDI;~InterPro:IPR036544,IPR003197;~PFAM:PF02271;~go_component: GO:0005750 - mitochondrial respiratory chain complex III [Evidence IEA];~go_process: GO:0006122 - mitochondrial electron transport, ubiquinol to cytochrome c [Evidence IEA]) codes for MSAPSLTSYIVKRPWLKRWMMPIAEWYADAAGYRRLGLRFDDIIPEENDIVQAAIKRLPAKESYDRVFRIRRAFQCSVSHTLLPPEEQTKPSEDVEYLSPIIREIEKERKEREDLDTLAVRR; via the exons ATGTCCGCCCCTTCTCTGACCAGCTACATTGTCAAGCGCCCATGGCTCAAGCGCTGGATGATGCCCATTGCTGAGTGGTACGCCGACGCGGCCGGCTACAGGAGACTCGGTTTGAG GTTCGACGACATCATCCCCGAGGAGAACGACATCGTCCAGGCTGCTATCAAGCGTCTTCCTGCTAAGGAGTCCTATGACCGCGTCTTCCGTATCCGCAGAGCGTTCCAG TGCTCCGTGTCGCACACTCTTCTCCCCCCTGAAGAGCAGACCAAGCCCTCTGAG GACGTTGAGTACCTGAGCCCCATCATCCGTGAGATCGAGAAGGAGCGCAAGGAGCGTGAGGACCTCGACACTCTCGCCGTCCGTCGGTAA
- the alkA gene encoding DNA-3-methyladenine glycosylase II (BUSCO:EOG09264X9R;~COG:L;~EggNog:ENOG410PJVX;~InterPro:IPR011257,IPR003265;~PFAM:PF00730;~go_function: GO:0003824 - catalytic activity [Evidence IEA];~go_process: GO:0006281 - DNA repair [Evidence IEA];~go_process: GO:0006284 - base-excision repair [Evidence IEA]), which produces MMAVRRSVRLSAAPSSNPLSAIQQPKINRSQHSGIRKAQKRTAKAKKSQKAAAGQVLSAEALQVAEPTATPQAASAATTATDPNDNIFDPSLSTDSTRRIHANPPPLDRPVEPHRTNATLLTPHGYSLVAYPPGTEQASPSKTGRPRPTATTGTLLEKAVAHLIATDPRLKRVIEKHPCHLFSPEGLAEEVDPFRSLVSSIIGQQVSGAAAKSIRDKFVALFNSNETDVIARTKRFPTPEEIVQYDIVTLRTAGLSQRKAEYIQGLAQKFAAGELSAEMLLNASDQELMEKLTAVRGLGLWSVEMFACFALKRIDVFSTGDLGVQRGCAAFMGRDINKLKAKGGSGKFKYMPEKEMLELAAKFSPYRSLFMWYMWRVEGVDVAVLNA; this is translated from the exons ATGATGGCTGTGAGACGTTCAGTGCGCCTGAGCGCGGCCCCTAGCAGTAACCCGCTGTCAGCAATCCAACAACCCAAGATCAACAGAAGCCAACACAGTGGGATTCGCAAGGCACAAAAGCGAACTGCCAAAGCAAAGAAATCTCAAAAGGCCGCTGCTGGGCAAGTTCTGTCCGCAGAAGCTCTCCAGGTCGCAGAACCAACAGCGACACCACAAGCAGCATCAGCAGCTACAACAGCAACAGACCCCAACGATAACATCTTTGACCCATCACTATCCACTGATAGCACTCGCAGGATCCATGCCAACCCACCCCCTCTCGACCGTCCAGTCGAGCCACACAGAACGAATGCAACCCTCCTCACGCCTCATGGGTATTCGCTGGTGGCCTACCCGCCCGGGACGGAGCAAGCCTCGCCCAGCAAGACGGGCCGGCCCCGTCCCACAGCCACGACAGGCACACTCCTCGAGAAAGCCGTCGCGCATTTGATAGCTACCGATCCGCGCCTAAAGAGAGTCATCGAGAAGCACCCGTGCCATCTATTCTCGCCCGAGGGCctggcggaggaggttgatCCGTTCCGGAGCTTGGTTAGTAGTATCATCGGGCAGCAGGTTTCGGGGGCAGCGGCGAAGTCGATTCGGGATAAGTTCGTGGCACTTTTCAATTCGAATGAGACGGATGTCATTGCGCGAACGAAGCGGTTTCCCACGCCGGAGGAGATTGTTCAATATGATATCGTTACGTTGCGGACGGCGGGTCTTTCCCAGCGGAAAGCCGAGTATATCCAGGGATTGGCGCAGAAATTTGCGGCTGGGGAATTGAGTGCCGAGATGCTGTTGAATGCTAGTGACCAGGAGCTTATGGAGAAACTGACTGCGGTCCGGGGATTGGGGTTGTGGTCAGTTGAGATGTTTGCTTGCTTCGCTTTAAAGCGCATTGATGTCTTTTCTACGGGTGATTTGGGTGTTCA GAGAGGTTGCGCGGCATTCATGGGCCGAGACATTAACAAGCTCAAGGCAAAAGGCGGCAGCGGTAAGTTCAAGTACATGCCTGAGAAAGAGATGCTGGAGCTGGCTGCCAAGTTTTCCCCATATAG GAGCCTTTTTATGTGGTATATGTGGCGAGTGGAAGGCGTGGATGTCGCCGTGTTGAATGCTTGA